In one Parageobacillus genomosp. 1 genomic region, the following are encoded:
- a CDS encoding VanW family protein: MRSAAAVKLFVIIAICTIYFISFSQIGALAYETFFADTDRLPAGTMVGPISLAGKSKQEALQVVEEKVNEWKANASIAVVYQEKKDVIPASLFTFQPEQSVAQMVSGRSAPLLVLVDMQACSAIIQKLLPSPLDSAINLKKLENDLIDIAARLQTQSKLDLAAYIPVDGDAQQAVSSAVIKTSNKELLEWVAANPMIEIKGKQIFSLASYMKEAGKSLSSEAMSIMASAIYETILPTNFTIVERHTSRELPDGIKIGYEAKVDDRRDLQFYNPNTTAYTLSFQKGEAGLRVTLVGLPFAYQYVARVGNAEYFEPRTVVQYSPLLRPGERQLKQSGKRGMLVKVTRETYDGQHHRVRVETIAEDFYPPSYNIELRGLEVGDVPSDTNENSSSTEQPANHEEQADNNQNSEQADEKQNDQQSPSTDGQSENGLTPSTNVSGGQKNHDHEK, translated from the coding sequence GTGAGAAGCGCTGCTGCGGTAAAATTATTTGTTATCATAGCCATTTGCACGATTTATTTCATTAGTTTTTCGCAAATAGGAGCGCTGGCTTATGAAACGTTTTTCGCTGACACCGACCGTCTGCCCGCAGGAACGATGGTTGGCCCGATTTCGCTGGCAGGAAAATCAAAGCAGGAAGCGCTGCAAGTGGTGGAGGAAAAAGTCAACGAATGGAAAGCGAATGCTTCTATCGCCGTGGTGTATCAGGAAAAGAAAGATGTCATTCCGGCGTCGCTATTTACGTTTCAACCGGAACAAAGCGTAGCGCAAATGGTTTCTGGACGATCAGCGCCGCTTCTCGTGCTCGTGGATATGCAAGCGTGTTCGGCCATCATCCAAAAGCTGCTTCCTTCCCCGCTTGATTCAGCTATTAATCTCAAAAAATTAGAAAACGACCTAATAGATATTGCCGCACGGCTGCAAACGCAATCGAAGCTCGATCTTGCCGCATACATTCCGGTTGACGGTGATGCGCAGCAGGCGGTGAGCTCCGCCGTCATCAAAACTAGCAATAAAGAGCTGCTCGAATGGGTTGCTGCCAATCCAATGATCGAAATAAAAGGAAAACAAATTTTTTCCCTTGCCTCCTATATGAAGGAAGCGGGAAAATCTCTTTCTTCCGAAGCGATGAGCATCATGGCTTCGGCGATCTATGAAACGATTTTGCCGACCAATTTTACGATTGTCGAACGGCATACGAGCCGCGAACTGCCTGATGGGATTAAAATCGGTTATGAAGCAAAGGTCGACGACCGCCGCGACTTGCAATTTTATAATCCAAACACGACCGCTTACACGCTGTCGTTTCAAAAAGGCGAAGCCGGCTTGCGCGTAACGCTTGTTGGGCTGCCGTTCGCTTATCAATATGTTGCGAGAGTAGGAAATGCCGAATATTTCGAACCGAGGACGGTCGTGCAATATAGCCCGCTCCTCCGCCCAGGGGAACGTCAATTGAAACAAAGCGGCAAACGGGGAATGCTCGTCAAAGTAACACGAGAAACGTACGATGGGCAGCATCATCGTGTGCGCGTCGAGACGATTGCGGAAGATTTTTATCCGCCGTCCTATAATATCGAGCTCCGTGGTTTAGAGGTAGGAGACGTGCCATCCGATACGAACGAAAATTCATCTTCCACAGAACAGCCGGCAAATCATGAAGAGCAAGCAGATAATAATCAAAACAGCGAACAGGCGGACGAAAAGCAGAATGACCAGCAATCTCCATCTACAGACGGGCAGTCGGAAAACGGACTAACGCCTTCCACGAACGTTTCTGGCGGCCAAAAGAACCATGACCACGAAAAGTAG
- a CDS encoding PRC-barrel domain-containing protein: protein MKNSAQIIGLPIISISDGTQIGKVKTLVINPEKGSLDFLTVEQEDVQLSLKAIPFKKVIGIGEFAVTVENVHDVIDLSEIPIANQLVNKQIRIKNTKAMTRKGQLLGEVTEFFVNEETGEIIGVELRAGDRQAVLPSAAILTYGKDILVVSEDAPQSLLDEARLLISQQEKAAEDLSDEQTAPEEVSAWHSNIEAMVEEAENIEALQALREKQIALLKGKRVTKDIFDKNGNVLIAAGTVLTEVHIQKAQDEGPSVIVDLSMNVEA from the coding sequence ATGAAAAATAGTGCACAAATCATTGGCCTTCCGATTATCAGTATTTCTGACGGCACACAAATCGGGAAAGTCAAAACGCTCGTCATTAATCCGGAAAAAGGTTCGCTCGATTTTTTGACGGTGGAACAAGAAGATGTGCAGCTAAGCTTAAAAGCGATCCCGTTTAAAAAAGTGATCGGTATCGGTGAGTTCGCCGTAACAGTAGAGAATGTTCACGATGTCATTGATTTGTCGGAAATTCCGATTGCCAACCAGCTTGTCAACAAACAAATTCGCATTAAAAATACGAAGGCGATGACGAGAAAAGGACAGCTGCTAGGCGAGGTAACCGAGTTTTTTGTCAATGAAGAAACAGGGGAAATCATTGGCGTCGAATTGCGCGCTGGCGATCGCCAGGCGGTGCTGCCATCGGCAGCGATATTAACGTACGGAAAAGATATTTTAGTGGTCAGCGAAGATGCGCCGCAATCTTTGCTTGACGAAGCCCGTTTGCTTATTTCGCAGCAGGAAAAAGCGGCGGAGGATCTTTCCGATGAACAAACCGCTCCTGAAGAGGTATCTGCGTGGCATTCGAATATTGAAGCGATGGTAGAGGAAGCGGAAAACATCGAAGCGCTGCAAGCATTGCGGGAAAAGCAAATCGCTCTTTTAAAAGGAAAGCGGGTTACGAAAGATATTTTCGATAAAAATGGAAACGTGCTGATTGCGGCTGGCACCGTACTGACGGAAGTGCATATTCAAAAAGCGCAGGATGAAGGGCCGAGCGTGATTGTCGATTTGTCGATGAACGTGGAAGCATAA
- a CDS encoding ECF transporter S component — translation MKHAIFMVIAFVLAIPLLFVLPVGLSRAGKMAVLLIALLFSFLSLVAKPFFPMWQLAILVGLLMIALTYLLYRQFAHVFYLEEQADDDEELEAPNGQAGETFGAVSKNIDVLRGKEATAEETPMPIEAAGSVSLKNSTADEEEKIIIVDELPFEAAADAERIEAASDNDDDKLKETSALDELPPETAVEETQPEHASEDEVFWKTIEMADQHENESVEPLLSAAAPHTELLDELPVAVTPELEEKMAVIPAATQETEADGEEKRPNLHTWDVLTDHLPLNENGLEAEEANEMEWEEIIPAEIEVQKADRSDAIWRETIEEGDGYQLAEQERDAGEEEQSVVEQESDKKVPKKGELISQVRSEVIQTVVDELRFNRKHMDPFQYEQHLMQCLQAPLPDHDYYVFARLLMEHYVLEKQYDRLAAWLVQLQEKFRSYPIIQAEIQFLQEMVKKLQNGCGEKHEK, via the coding sequence TTGAAGCACGCTATTTTTATGGTCATTGCCTTTGTCTTGGCGATCCCGCTTTTGTTTGTTCTCCCGGTCGGATTAAGCAGGGCTGGGAAAATGGCAGTGCTACTGATTGCCTTGCTGTTCTCTTTTCTTTCTCTTGTCGCCAAACCCTTTTTTCCAATGTGGCAGCTTGCTATATTAGTAGGATTATTGATGATCGCTCTGACCTATTTGCTTTATCGCCAATTTGCCCACGTTTTTTACCTGGAAGAACAAGCGGATGATGATGAAGAACTGGAAGCACCAAATGGACAGGCTGGCGAAACTTTCGGTGCTGTGAGCAAAAATATAGACGTTTTGCGCGGAAAAGAGGCAACCGCAGAGGAAACACCAATGCCAATCGAAGCGGCGGGCAGCGTTTCCCTAAAAAATTCAACGGCAGATGAAGAAGAGAAAATCATCATCGTCGATGAATTGCCTTTTGAAGCGGCTGCGGATGCCGAACGAATCGAAGCAGCGTCAGACAATGACGATGACAAACTAAAGGAAACGTCGGCATTGGACGAGCTTCCGCCAGAAACGGCCGTGGAGGAAACACAGCCGGAACATGCAAGCGAAGACGAAGTTTTTTGGAAAACGATTGAAATGGCCGATCAGCATGAAAACGAAAGCGTTGAGCCGCTACTGTCGGCGGCCGCTCCACACACGGAGCTGCTTGATGAATTGCCCGTTGCGGTGACGCCGGAACTGGAAGAAAAGATGGCTGTCATTCCTGCAGCGACGCAGGAAACAGAAGCGGACGGTGAAGAAAAACGGCCGAATTTACATACTTGGGACGTGCTCACCGATCATTTGCCGCTTAACGAAAACGGTTTAGAGGCAGAAGAAGCGAATGAGATGGAATGGGAGGAAATCATTCCGGCAGAAATAGAAGTGCAAAAAGCAGATCGCAGCGACGCGATATGGCGTGAAACAATAGAAGAAGGAGACGGATATCAGCTGGCGGAGCAGGAGCGCGATGCAGGCGAAGAAGAGCAATCAGTGGTTGAACAGGAAAGCGACAAAAAGGTGCCGAAAAAAGGTGAGCTTATTTCGCAAGTGCGGTCGGAAGTGATTCAAACCGTGGTCGATGAGCTTCGCTTCAACCGTAAACATATGGATCCGTTCCAATATGAACAACATCTGATGCAATGTTTGCAAGCCCCGTTGCCTGATCATGATTATTATGTATTTGCCCGGTTATTAATGGAACATTACGTATTAGAGAAACAATATGATCGACTTGCCGCATGGCTTGTCCAACTGCAAGAAAAATTCCGTTCCTATCCAATCATACAAGCGGAAATTCAATTTCTTCAAGAAATGGTAAAGAAATTACAAAATGGGTGTGGTGAAAAGCATGAAAAATAG
- a CDS encoding PilW family protein, whose translation MRRYVNNPNGLSLVELLAAITISSFILVSIYGVFFSGLNAYKRIFIENQLRSEADYVVATVMNELYQFSPDGLNMEETTDQQLQFVTDRQKVINSSVGIVEKQKMDRKTLTVSLQQNAVLLNGEQLHSAHLKIVSSQSELSYRCAKQEENICRSGIITIKLSVQDRDHDDPDGLLYIKPFTLKTEFGF comes from the coding sequence ATGAGACGATACGTTAATAATCCGAACGGACTGTCTCTTGTCGAACTGCTAGCCGCCATTACGATTTCTTCCTTTATCCTTGTTTCTATTTATGGCGTGTTTTTCAGCGGATTGAATGCGTATAAGCGGATTTTTATCGAAAATCAGCTGCGCAGTGAAGCGGATTATGTCGTGGCAACCGTGATGAATGAACTGTACCAGTTTTCTCCCGACGGCCTCAACATGGAGGAAACAACAGATCAGCAGCTGCAGTTTGTAACCGATCGCCAAAAAGTGATTAATTCGTCCGTCGGCATTGTCGAAAAGCAAAAAATGGACCGTAAAACGCTCACCGTTTCTTTGCAGCAGAATGCCGTATTGCTCAATGGGGAGCAACTTCATTCCGCGCATTTAAAAATCGTTTCCAGCCAGTCTGAGCTTTCTTATCGCTGTGCGAAACAAGAAGAAAATATTTGCCGAAGCGGCATCATTACGATCAAACTTTCTGTTCAAGACCGCGATCATGACGATCCGGATGGCCTGTTATATATAAAGCCGTTTACATTAAAGACCGAATTCGGATTTTAA
- a CDS encoding VWA domain-containing protein codes for MALWRKRIALIGIFVIILGFLHIDAQFVWADSKKEGDITLVTDEKIEGWATSPGNGEGNGNTITHFDVRINVKGQENRAVSYRTDAVEVPADRNGEKKYTFSLDMTGKWPAAQGETVTYEITVDAYRTLGGGKEDLYFSFPSVPYEYEKGNSQSSAYLDFAFTSSQNEYAKPPNADAQGRLDVTLIPKGRVDNIVRPPIDVVFVFDVSLSMTWMKLQLAKSALKSAIDYFKANVNPNDRFALIPFSDEIDEIKVVPFSKYEDAKAQLDVIASTANSLNAHGLTNYSAALQRAQSFFNDPSRKKYIIFLTDGIPTVSKAKEPIRYKGKIENLDVEYRLYSILFGFPVITPMRTVYYSEKETETQYLKYHEAEAKIRDHGINIAKTLGMNNITLYSIGFGNHQDVDMDYLEKLSAMTGGQAKRGTEQNLTEIFQEFSKLATDPVLSGTIKIPLTSFGGNVEIVETDQVWLDEKKENAYITFSIPYKVGQPAPPPVTIPIPVRFKAKGEYTFTAELTYRDIYGVEQTPISKSVKVVVKDEVPPSFDGTVTLEGITRGVDDLVKFGNTDDDSNRFKARYSLTAIGYVGSASGNISNIKLVQQLPEGVTAIPSQNVTVYTENGVQYAEIMFPNTVINYKELNNKEITAELTFQANWAMEGVQLPPAFVSFQDSKYGARTASLTPPSQRIAMKVRLREFPDIYYEGDSRGLITKWQELDSAANLLGTTKHPNDYGLLMLPVKALQFKEDDDSVLLVTYNSSETVELYLKPRVAIITEDDQQVPSGATVTEPVTVKVTGRVAGEGVTYEYQVENPKQDSAWKPLNSPYEIPITWDGTSTISIKAKGGLTKGDGITTVSLTYTKLIRQLTLGDYKQTMEIGETQTIPVTIEPSDATNQTLRWTSSDPDVATVVDGTVKAVQPGTVEITVKATDGSNVTATATITVIDPFVPLEAIDFQQEVLYMTVGEELDVESQLTFTPSDATDKSLDSVQSSASEYVEARLRQGKWYIVAKDVGYSTITAIAKAKTKDGKEIKDSITVIVREKSSSGDDGESGKNRW; via the coding sequence GTGGCACTGTGGCGAAAGCGAATAGCACTCATTGGCATTTTCGTGATTATATTAGGATTTTTACATATCGATGCACAATTTGTGTGGGCAGATAGTAAAAAAGAAGGGGATATTACTTTAGTAACGGATGAGAAAATCGAAGGATGGGCGACATCGCCCGGCAATGGGGAAGGAAACGGAAACACGATCACCCATTTTGATGTCCGCATTAACGTAAAGGGACAGGAAAACAGAGCGGTAAGCTATCGCACAGACGCGGTCGAAGTGCCGGCCGACCGAAACGGCGAGAAAAAATATACGTTTTCGCTTGATATGACCGGCAAATGGCCGGCAGCGCAAGGAGAAACGGTGACATACGAAATCACTGTCGATGCCTATCGGACGTTGGGGGGTGGAAAAGAAGATTTATATTTTTCATTTCCATCTGTCCCTTACGAATATGAGAAAGGAAATTCCCAAAGTAGCGCATATTTAGACTTTGCTTTTACATCCTCGCAAAATGAATATGCCAAGCCGCCCAACGCAGATGCGCAAGGAAGATTAGATGTAACGTTAATCCCAAAAGGCAGAGTGGACAACATCGTTCGCCCTCCGATTGATGTCGTGTTTGTGTTTGACGTGTCATTGTCGATGACATGGATGAAGCTTCAACTTGCCAAAAGCGCTCTTAAGTCCGCTATTGACTATTTTAAAGCAAACGTTAATCCGAATGACCGTTTTGCTCTTATTCCTTTTTCTGATGAAATAGATGAAATAAAAGTTGTTCCATTTTCGAAGTATGAAGATGCAAAAGCACAGTTAGATGTTATTGCTAGTACAGCCAACAGTCTTAACGCACACGGACTGACAAACTATTCAGCAGCATTACAAAGAGCGCAATCATTTTTTAATGATCCATCGCGAAAAAAGTATATTATCTTTTTAACCGATGGAATTCCAACAGTTTCTAAAGCGAAAGAGCCGATTCGATACAAAGGGAAAATAGAGAATTTAGATGTTGAATATAGGTTATATTCAATATTATTTGGTTTTCCGGTAATAACACCAATGCGAACGGTTTACTATTCGGAAAAAGAAACAGAGACACAATATTTAAAATACCACGAGGCAGAAGCAAAAATTCGCGATCACGGAATTAATATCGCTAAAACCCTCGGTATGAACAATATTACACTATATTCCATCGGCTTCGGTAATCATCAAGATGTCGACATGGATTATTTAGAAAAGCTATCCGCGATGACAGGTGGACAGGCGAAACGAGGCACGGAGCAAAACCTAACGGAAATTTTCCAGGAGTTTTCGAAGCTGGCGACCGATCCGGTGTTAAGTGGAACGATAAAAATTCCGCTAACCTCGTTTGGCGGAAACGTGGAAATTGTCGAGACGGATCAAGTTTGGCTCGATGAAAAGAAAGAAAACGCCTACATCACGTTTTCGATTCCGTATAAAGTAGGGCAGCCAGCACCGCCGCCGGTTACCATTCCGATTCCGGTGCGGTTTAAAGCAAAAGGGGAGTATACGTTTACCGCGGAATTGACATATCGCGATATATACGGAGTAGAACAAACACCGATCTCGAAATCAGTCAAGGTCGTCGTGAAAGACGAAGTGCCGCCGTCGTTTGACGGAACGGTGACGCTAGAAGGAATTACGAGAGGCGTAGACGACTTAGTGAAATTCGGTAATACAGATGATGATTCGAACCGATTTAAAGCACGTTATTCGCTAACAGCCATTGGCTATGTTGGGAGCGCATCCGGGAACATAAGCAACATCAAATTGGTTCAGCAGCTTCCGGAAGGAGTTACGGCAATTCCGTCGCAAAACGTGACCGTATATACGGAAAATGGTGTCCAGTACGCCGAGATTATGTTTCCAAATACGGTTATCAACTATAAGGAGCTAAATAATAAAGAGATTACCGCCGAATTAACGTTTCAGGCGAATTGGGCAATGGAAGGGGTGCAATTGCCACCGGCTTTCGTTTCTTTTCAAGATAGCAAATACGGCGCGCGGACGGCATCTTTAACTCCCCCTTCGCAACGGATTGCAATGAAGGTCCGCTTACGTGAATTTCCCGATATATATTACGAAGGAGACAGCCGCGGCCTTATTACGAAATGGCAAGAGCTTGATTCAGCAGCCAATTTGCTTGGAACAACGAAACATCCGAACGATTACGGATTGTTGATGCTTCCAGTAAAGGCGCTGCAATTTAAAGAAGACGACGATTCCGTTCTTCTCGTCACGTACAATAGCAGTGAGACGGTGGAACTATATTTAAAACCGCGCGTAGCAATTATAACCGAAGATGATCAGCAAGTCCCAAGTGGCGCGACTGTTACAGAACCGGTAACCGTTAAAGTAACAGGGCGTGTCGCAGGGGAAGGTGTCACGTACGAATATCAAGTCGAAAATCCAAAGCAAGATAGCGCTTGGAAGCCGCTCAATTCACCATATGAAATTCCGATCACTTGGGATGGAACGTCGACGATATCCATTAAGGCGAAAGGCGGATTAACAAAAGGAGACGGCATTACCACGGTATCGCTTACGTATACTAAGCTCATTCGCCAATTAACATTAGGAGACTATAAACAAACGATGGAAATCGGCGAAACGCAGACGATTCCGGTAACAATCGAGCCAAGCGATGCGACGAATCAAACGCTGCGATGGACTTCGAGCGATCCGGACGTCGCGACGGTGGTGGACGGAACAGTCAAGGCCGTTCAGCCGGGGACGGTAGAGATTACGGTGAAAGCGACAGACGGCAGCAATGTAACGGCAACGGCTACCATTACGGTTATTGACCCGTTCGTGCCGCTCGAAGCGATCGATTTCCAACAGGAAGTTTTATATATGACGGTAGGCGAAGAGCTCGACGTCGAATCGCAATTAACCTTTACTCCAAGCGATGCGACAGATAAAAGCCTTGACTCTGTACAATCGTCCGCTTCGGAATACGTCGAAGCGCGCCTGCGGCAAGGCAAATGGTATATCGTTGCCAAAGACGTTGGATATTCAACGATTACTGCGATAGCCAAAGCGAAAACGAAGGATGGTAAAGAAATCAAAGATTCGATCACGGTGATTGTCCGCGAGAAATCGTCTTCAGGCGACGATGGAGAAAGCGGAAAGAATAGATGGTAA
- a CDS encoding bifunctional folylpolyglutamate synthase/dihydrofolate synthase, with protein sequence MVRTYEEALEWIHGRLRLGIKPGLKRMEWLMDKLGHPERRIRAIHVAGTNGKGSTVSYLRHILQAAGYSVGTFTSPYVEQFNERISVNGKPIRDQEIVELVQIIEPLAEELEQIELGAPTEFEVITAMMFYYFGKMNIQDIVLIEAGLGGRFDSTNVIYPLLSIITNIGYDHMNILGETLDKIAFEKAGIIKSGVPLITGVEQPEAWTVISEKAAALKAKTYRLGEDFLIVQHESVTDGERFSLETPFSQYPDVKITMFGAHQVQNAALAVMAAEYLRMCYSFLIEKEHIYEGLEKAKWIGRFEQVSKKPLIIIDGAHNEAGIHSLVDTVRSHYPDKDIHVLFAALADKPLAQMIPLLAEIAETMTFTSFDFPRAASAEQLAELCDHPRKATTDDWKGWIQEKKKQKRSDDLFLITGSLYFIAEVRKLIKK encoded by the coding sequence ATGGTTCGCACCTATGAGGAAGCGCTAGAGTGGATTCATGGGCGTTTGCGTTTAGGAATAAAACCAGGATTAAAACGAATGGAATGGTTGATGGACAAGCTCGGACATCCGGAACGCCGCATCAGGGCGATTCATGTCGCGGGAACAAACGGAAAAGGGTCAACGGTAAGCTATTTGCGCCATATTTTACAAGCGGCAGGTTACTCTGTCGGCACGTTTACGTCGCCGTATGTCGAGCAATTTAACGAGCGCATCAGCGTCAACGGCAAGCCGATTCGCGATCAAGAAATTGTTGAGCTCGTCCAAATAATCGAGCCGCTTGCCGAAGAGCTTGAGCAAATCGAGCTTGGCGCGCCGACGGAATTTGAGGTCATCACGGCGATGATGTTTTATTATTTCGGGAAAATGAACATTCAAGATATTGTGCTTATTGAAGCCGGACTTGGCGGCCGCTTTGATTCGACGAACGTGATTTATCCGCTTCTTTCCATCATTACTAACATCGGCTATGACCATATGAATATTTTAGGAGAAACATTAGATAAAATCGCTTTTGAAAAAGCTGGCATTATTAAATCAGGAGTACCGTTGATTACCGGCGTCGAGCAGCCAGAAGCCTGGACGGTGATTTCGGAAAAAGCGGCAGCACTGAAAGCAAAAACGTATCGGCTCGGAGAGGACTTTTTGATCGTTCAGCACGAGTCGGTCACTGATGGAGAGCGTTTTTCGCTAGAAACGCCGTTTTCGCAATATCCAGATGTTAAAATCACGATGTTTGGAGCCCATCAAGTGCAAAATGCGGCGCTGGCGGTGATGGCAGCGGAGTATTTGCGGATGTGCTATTCGTTTTTGATTGAAAAAGAACATATTTATGAAGGACTGGAAAAGGCAAAATGGATCGGCCGCTTTGAACAAGTAAGCAAAAAGCCGCTGATCATTATTGACGGTGCTCATAACGAGGCAGGTATTCATAGTCTTGTTGATACAGTACGTTCGCACTATCCCGACAAAGATATTCACGTGTTATTTGCCGCGTTGGCGGATAAACCGCTGGCTCAAATGATTCCGCTGCTTGCCGAAATCGCCGAAACGATGACGTTTACTTCATTCGATTTTCCGCGCGCCGCATCCGCCGAACAGCTTGCTGAGCTGTGCGACCATCCGCGCAAAGCGACGACGGACGACTGGAAAGGCTGGATTCAGGAAAAGAAAAAACAAAAGCGAAGCGACGATCTTTTCTTGATTACCGGGTCGTTGTACTTTATTGCGGAAGTAAGAAAGTTGATAAAAAAGTAA